In one Nostoc sp. KVJ3 genomic region, the following are encoded:
- the dnaK gene encoding molecular chaperone DnaK: MAKVVGIDLGTTNSCVAVMEGGKPTVIANAEGFRTTPSVVAFAKNGDNLVGQIAKRQAVMNPENTFYSVKRFIGRRYDEVSNEATEVSYKVLSSNGNVKLDCPVAGKPFAPEEISAKVLRKLVEDASKYLGETVTQAVITVPAYFNDSQRQATKDAGKIAGIEVLRIINEPTAASLAYGFDKKSNETILVFDLGGGTFDVSVLEVGDGVFEVLATSGDTHLGGDDFDKKIVDFLAEKFKKAEGIELRKDKQALQRLTEAAEKAKIELSSVSQAEINLPFITATQDGPKHLDTTLTRATFEELCSDLIDRCRIPVENALRDAKLSKTDIDEVVLVGGSTRIPAVQQIVKQVLGKDPNQSVNPDEVVAVGAAIQAGVLAGDVTGILLLDVTPLSLGVETLGGVMTKIIPRNTTIPTKKSEVFSTAVDGQTNVEIHVLQGEREFSNDNKSLGTFRLDGIPPAPRGVPQIEVVFDIDANGILNVTAKDKGTGKEQSISITGASTLEKNDVDRMVREAEQNASSDKERREKIERKNQADSLAYQAEKQLQELGDKVPSADKTKVEGLVKELREAVAKEDDEQIKKLTPELQQALFAVGSNIYQQAGGGAAPGAEPQDSGSTSSSGSGDDVIDADFTESK, from the coding sequence ATGGCAAAAGTAGTTGGAATTGACTTAGGAACAACGAACTCCTGCGTGGCAGTGATGGAAGGTGGTAAACCCACAGTAATTGCTAATGCTGAAGGTTTTCGGACAACGCCATCAGTAGTTGCATTTGCGAAAAATGGCGATAACTTGGTTGGCCAAATCGCCAAACGCCAAGCGGTGATGAACCCCGAAAATACGTTTTACTCAGTCAAACGCTTTATCGGTCGCCGTTACGACGAAGTAAGTAACGAAGCTACGGAAGTTTCTTATAAAGTCCTCAGCAGCAACGGCAATGTCAAATTAGATTGTCCTGTAGCTGGTAAACCGTTTGCTCCTGAAGAAATTTCTGCAAAAGTTCTTCGCAAACTAGTTGAGGACGCTAGCAAATACCTGGGCGAAACCGTAACCCAAGCTGTAATCACTGTTCCCGCATACTTCAACGACTCTCAACGCCAAGCGACAAAAGACGCTGGAAAAATTGCCGGGATTGAAGTTCTGCGGATTATCAACGAACCTACCGCCGCTTCTCTGGCTTATGGGTTTGATAAGAAGAGTAACGAAACCATTCTCGTATTTGACCTTGGTGGTGGTACCTTCGACGTATCGGTGTTGGAAGTAGGAGATGGAGTTTTTGAGGTACTAGCTACATCTGGGGATACCCACCTTGGTGGTGACGACTTCGATAAAAAAATAGTTGATTTCTTAGCTGAAAAGTTTAAGAAAGCCGAAGGTATTGAACTACGAAAAGACAAACAAGCTTTACAACGTCTGACGGAAGCCGCAGAAAAAGCCAAAATTGAACTTTCTAGCGTCAGCCAAGCAGAAATCAACCTGCCATTTATCACTGCTACCCAGGATGGGCCCAAGCATCTAGATACAACCCTGACTCGCGCCACCTTTGAAGAACTTTGCTCTGATTTAATCGACCGTTGTCGTATTCCCGTAGAAAACGCCCTGCGGGATGCCAAGTTAAGCAAAACCGATATTGATGAAGTAGTGTTAGTTGGTGGTTCTACCCGTATTCCCGCAGTTCAACAGATTGTGAAGCAGGTATTGGGTAAAGACCCCAACCAAAGCGTCAACCCTGATGAAGTTGTGGCAGTTGGTGCAGCCATTCAAGCTGGGGTACTGGCTGGTGATGTAACTGGCATCTTGCTGTTAGATGTCACACCGCTATCTTTGGGTGTGGAAACATTGGGCGGCGTGATGACCAAAATTATTCCCCGCAACACCACAATTCCCACCAAAAAATCGGAAGTCTTCTCCACTGCTGTGGATGGACAAACCAACGTAGAAATTCACGTCCTCCAAGGTGAACGCGAATTCTCTAACGATAATAAGAGTTTGGGAACCTTCCGCCTTGATGGTATTCCTCCTGCACCACGCGGCGTTCCTCAAATTGAAGTGGTGTTCGATATTGACGCTAATGGAATCCTGAACGTTACCGCTAAGGATAAAGGTACTGGTAAAGAACAGTCCATCAGCATAACCGGCGCTTCCACTCTGGAAAAAAATGACGTTGACCGGATGGTAAGAGAAGCTGAACAAAACGCTTCATCTGACAAAGAACGTCGTGAGAAGATTGAACGTAAGAATCAAGCTGACTCTCTAGCATACCAAGCTGAAAAGCAGTTACAAGAATTGGGCGATAAAGTTCCATCTGCTGACAAGACCAAAGTTGAAGGTCTGGTGAAAGAACTGCGGGAAGCAGTTGCTAAAGAAGACGATGAGCAAATCAAGAAGCTGACCCCAGAATTGCAACAAGCGTTATTTGCTGTTGGTAGCAACATCTATCAACAAGCTGGTGGTGGTGCTGCACCTGGTGCTGAACCTCAAGATAGCGGTTCTACATCTAGTTCTGGTAGCGGTGATGATGTAATTGACGCTGATTTTACAGAGAGCAAATAA